ATGGAAATGAACCTTTAAAATCACGCTGATAAGCTGCTGACCTGCTGATTCTTTCCATGATCACCTGATGTTCTCCATTCATCTCCTGTGGATTAGCAATCACCGCTTTGACCTGTTCTTGCAGACTTTTGACACGACCATCCCAAAACTGGCTATATTGAAAGCCCGCATACAATAAGGTTGGTGCATTGCGCGGAACATTGCTTTTACCATCAAAAGCCACGCTGGTTTTCAATGGCTCGTTAAAATACTGATCCGGACGATGACAACTGCCGCAATTCCTTTTCAAATTGCCTGACAGTGCATTTTCCAGAAAGAGCTTTTTCCCCAAAGCAACCATTTTAGCATCCGTTTTTACTGCTCCGGGAAATACGTTCAAAGGGATAGCGTCCCGGCTAAAAATATGTTTAGCCTTATAATTCAGTGCACTTTGGGTATTCAGATCAGCTTTTGAAATCCTGATAAACCCTGATAACTGTTCTTGTAAAGGCAATGCATAAACTGTTAAAAATTCCATCCGGTCAAAACTGTCAAAATCCGGATGCTGATGTAAATAAGCCACTGTCTTATTCAAACCTTGAAGCAGGGAAAGCGATACGGGATCTGCTCGATTCAGCAAAGGTAAAAGGGCTTTTTGAACAGCACGGACACTCTGTTCTGCCTCCATTATCCCACTTTTCAATTCAGGCGCATCATATCCAGTAATACTTAAGGTTATCACCCTAACTAACTCTAAACGTAAACTTTCCAATAGCTGTTTATCAGTTGCAGTAAAACCATACAGTAAAGCTGGTAAATCTGAAGAGGAACTTGTGAGCAGCTCTGCCTGTGCAACTAATTCTTTTTGATGCATCAGAGGCTGAGCTTCGAATAACAGGGCTTCTATCACCTGGAATCCCGAAGGCTCCTGATATTCCATATAAGGCTCTTCTACCTCTACTTTTGCGGGTTTATTATAAATCAGCGAAGAACTCTGGAAAAAGTAGTCCATGAAAAAGGCGACTCTTTTATAAGCCAGGCGGCTATTTTTTAAAGCGTTTTTAGCACGGGTAATGCTTTGAGGATTTTCATTCAATGCTGTAACTGCCTTTTGCAGCTCATTTGTACTTTGTGCAAATAGCTTGAAATTGACTTTAATTTCCTCTACTAAAGGAATTAATCCTGTAGTGTCTGTTGATTTTTTTAAGCCTAAAACAACAGACAGACAGGTAATAAATAATAAAAACTGGATAACAAGCTTCAGTTTATTTCGGTACATGGGCTCCGGCAACTTTCTTAATGATCGTAAACTGATCGCGGATTTCTCCATCGGCACAAACCCATTTCAGTTCTAAACGGTTACCTTCTATTTCTAAAACACTTGCACCGCCATGTTCTGCATCAGAAAAATACATCGCATTGTGCGGATAGGTTGCTTGTTTACCCCCCAGTTTACCAGCAGAACCACTCACTACATAAACAGTCCCCTGGTTATGTGCGGGATCTTTCCGATAAGGCGCTGAATCCGGGCTTCCATCATTTTTTCCTGAAGAAGTACTCAGGTTATGTTTTTTAGCATCAAAGGTATTCGCAGGCCCATAATGCCCTTTCATCATTCTGCTGCGTTCATAATCATGACTATGACCGTTCAATACAAGATCTACTCCTTCACGCTCCATAATACGGATAAAATTTTCCCTGATTTTAACCAGTTCTTCTTCCTGATCAGAATTATGTGAACCCATAGTATAAGGCGGGTGATGCCAGAAAGCGACAACCCAGCCTTTGTTTTTATTGGCTGCCAGATCTTTTTTAATCCATTGCACCTGCGGGCCTAAAGTATCATATAAACGGTAGGTACGGTCTTCTTTTCCATAAGAGTCCAGAGAAAGGAAATGTATGTTTCCAATGTCAAAAGAGTAAAAGGCCTGTGTATGCGAAGGCACACCACCTGATTCTCCGTTAACAGGCATAGAGAAATTCTGGTAATAAGCAGTCTCATGAGTTTCCTGTGCATGTTTTTCCGTAAGATCAGTATCATGGTAATCATGATTTCCTGGCGTTGGGAACAAAGGATATTTTTTCAGCAGATCGTCTTTATAAATATTGAAAAACTTACTCTGAAATTCTGAATCTGTTCCATCAGAATAAGCATTATCCCCCAATAAAATCCAAGCAGTCAGATCTTTATCACCCGTATATTTAAGTACTTGTTCTTTTACCTTGCGCTGATTAATAGAATTGTCCCCGCAATCCCCCAAAGCAGCAATGCGGTAATGTCCAACTTTACCCGGTTCAGGTAAAGTAGTAAAGTAGTTATCCTGATTGCCTTGTAAAGTATCTTTAAGGCCACCAATTGAATAATAATAACGGGTAGCAGGCTTCAATCCTTTCAACTGTACACGATGCTCAGTTAATAGCGTAAGATCTTCAGCAGCCTGATCAAGTTTGGACGGGCTTGTTCCATACCGCACTTTACTTCTGGCAGAAACATCAGTTCTCCAGCGGATTAGTATCTCTGTACTGCTGGCCACTTGTAAATAAGGCCCTCGGATTAGCCTGACAGGTTCGGTTGCCGCACCTTTTTGTTTTACCTGTGCGCAGAGCATCACACTCAGCGCACAGGAGAAAAATAACAATACTGATTTTTTAAGCATTCTATCGGTTGATTTTAAGTTTTTTACCTGCTATATCTTCCCAACGGTAATAATGGAAGGTCTTGTCATCACTCATGACTACAAATAAACCATGTTTAAAAGTCTCATTCAGTGGAACATTAACTACCTCTGACCCATCACTATGATTTGCACTTACTTTTACTATTTTCAAAAGTTCATGTGCATAAGGATTTTTGGCTGTACCTGCTCTGTTAAAGATATGAAATTGGTTTGCCCCCTGATCTGACACTAAAATATAACCTTCATTAGCTGAGGTCTTATAAATAGAAATACCTTCATGATCTTCTTTAAAACCTGTGGTCGCAAATAATGCCAGTTGTTCATTTCCCTTTTCAGGATCGGCATAATATTGACGTACACCGAATTGTTCATCTGAGTAATAAATATAGCCCAGTTCATTA
The sequence above is drawn from the Pedobacter cryoconitis genome and encodes:
- a CDS encoding cytochrome c peroxidase, with the translated sequence MYRNKLKLVIQFLLFITCLSVVLGLKKSTDTTGLIPLVEEIKVNFKLFAQSTNELQKAVTALNENPQSITRAKNALKNSRLAYKRVAFFMDYFFQSSSLIYNKPAKVEVEEPYMEYQEPSGFQVIEALLFEAQPLMHQKELVAQAELLTSSSSDLPALLYGFTATDKQLLESLRLELVRVITLSITGYDAPELKSGIMEAEQSVRAVQKALLPLLNRADPVSLSLLQGLNKTVAYLHQHPDFDSFDRMEFLTVYALPLQEQLSGFIRISKADLNTQSALNYKAKHIFSRDAIPLNVFPGAVKTDAKMVALGKKLFLENALSGNLKRNCGSCHRPDQYFNEPLKTSVAFDGKSNVPRNAPTLLYAGFQYSQFWDGRVKSLQEQVKAVIANPQEMNGEHQVIMERISRSAAYQRDFKGSFPLLKGNLIHIDAIATALAAYVQSLAPRNSAFDRYINGDRRAMNARQLKGFNLFMGKGQCGSCHFAPLFNGLIPPYYKLTEYEVLGAPENADFKYPKQDHDRGRYNFFPISYYEAAFKTPTVRNIEKTAPYMHNGAFKDLYQVVDFYNKGGGAGLGLNLSGQTLSAKPLNLTEIEMKNIVTFMKSLTDNL
- a CDS encoding purple acid phosphatase family protein encodes the protein MLKKSVLLFFSCALSVMLCAQVKQKGAATEPVRLIRGPYLQVASSTEILIRWRTDVSARSKVRYGTSPSKLDQAAEDLTLLTEHRVQLKGLKPATRYYYSIGGLKDTLQGNQDNYFTTLPEPGKVGHYRIAALGDCGDNSINQRKVKEQVLKYTGDKDLTAWILLGDNAYSDGTDSEFQSKFFNIYKDDLLKKYPLFPTPGNHDYHDTDLTEKHAQETHETAYYQNFSMPVNGESGGVPSHTQAFYSFDIGNIHFLSLDSYGKEDRTYRLYDTLGPQVQWIKKDLAANKNKGWVVAFWHHPPYTMGSHNSDQEEELVKIRENFIRIMEREGVDLVLNGHSHDYERSRMMKGHYGPANTFDAKKHNLSTSSGKNDGSPDSAPYRKDPAHNQGTVYVVSGSAGKLGGKQATYPHNAMYFSDAEHGGASVLEIEGNRLELKWVCADGEIRDQFTIIKKVAGAHVPK